Within Trichoderma atroviride chromosome 2, complete sequence, the genomic segment AGGGCgacttctgcttctgcattTTGCTCTCAGACAGGCGGCCGTTGGTTTGTGGTATTGAGCCTCTGTTATTCTGCTCAATTGAGCCAATCAAGGAGTTCTCAAAACCGTTGCCCTGGTGAGCGTGCTCGCTGCCATTGGGCGTGCTTGGTTCACTGCCATTGGGAGTACCAAGGTCAGTGAGAGTAACCTCGCTGTGAGGGGCCATTGTGACGTCGTGAATTGGTATGTAAGTTATGGCTTCGCCACGGGTGAAAGAATGGTGACGTTTTACACACGGGCCACAGGTCTTGAAGCGACGCTAATCTTGGAGGACGGCAGAAGACGGGAATCGaatggaaagaaaataaaaaagaaggtgAGAATAGATGAACCCCAAtgtttttcttccctttgagTAACGTCTGCTAGGTATGCAGAGACGGCTTAGCAAACAACTCTATCTGGTGCTGTCTGGCGACGCTAAGAGCGATGTTGCTGGAAAGCTTGTCAATTGTGGGAGGGCGGCCGTGGGAGCAGCCGAGAGTTATACTCGCCGCATCGCCGTGCCTGTCCAAGGAAACAAGCTTCTAGTCTCGCCTATATCAACTCGGATTCCGTCCAAAGGAGTCTCAGACACCCGAGACCAACCGCCTAATGGATCCTCGAGCGGAGAAGACCAGATGAACCACGGCTGCGTGGTCCAATGCCGGACGAGCATCGCACCGTACACAGTGTAGCTTGGAAGCTAGTGCAAGCAGGCATGCATATATCATGGGTTGCATGGGCCCATTCGAAGCCCTGTGCATCTCAGCAGTGGGATGGTTTCTTTGCCTAATTACACATGGGTAGTTTGGATGCCGGCAATAGCTTTTTTTGCCCGCCAACTGTATCTCTCTCATTCTCTGCCGACGGGGACAATATCGCTGAATGCTTTGGCCGCAGCGGGAAGAGCTTCGCTTCCAGTGTTGGagcatcctcatcttctaCCACTgggtctttcttcttccttctcttccattctAACCAACTTGCTTCTCGACTGTAGATCTCGACCTTCTTAAAGAGGCTTTAATCAAGTCCgctccttcttggcgacTATAGCGTGGGCTGATGCAATTTTTCTTCCACGGCCGGCACAGGTTTCCATGAGGCGATCGAAATTCAAATGAGCCAATCCACGGCTTTTGATCCTCCGCATAAAGGCCGATCTATGGACCGATACCAAGTTGCGACACCCGTGAATCATTGGAATTATCCTCTTTCAGCCGTCTAGAGGGTGAAGCGGCTGCGAGGACGGAGGTAGGCCCCCATCAGAGTCAAGCAGGGTGGAGATCAACTGAGGGAATTATCTGATGATCTGATAAAAACGGATCAGATAAGATCAAGTCCTGTGGTTGGATCCGCATCCATCCGCTGCATCATACAAGTCCCAGGGCCCTGCACCGCGCAGATGGAAaattttttcatcttcatttccttttgAAAACTAAGAGCCGAACCAGGATTTGCAACGAGCCGTTCTTTGGCAGCCCCTCATTATCTCCGCCGAGAGCTGAGTGAATCACCGCCAGTCACGCACGCCGAGAAGAGCGAACAGCGCCGTTCCCTTGCAGGTACCTACTTTGCACTCGCAAGGATACCGAGGACGCGCAATCGCCAGAGAGGGGATCGTAAATGCGCTGCTTGTGAAATGGAAAAAGCCGGGAGCCCCCACTTGAGTGCTTTGACGGCCCTTGGGAGGAGTCTCGGCACATCTGCCCTTGGAGTCTCTCAAGTTTGTCACCAGCGAATCTAGTACGGAGTCGCACGCAACTAATCACTTAACGCTGGTCCATGTCAGACAAGGCGGCCGCCCCTCTTCCGGTCAGACGCCATGTTCACCCAGCCAGCCCTGGTTTGGCTTTATTAAGGATCTGCTTTAACTTTGTAGGATATCGTATTTCATGGCACTGTCGATGTCTTGCCCGTCTCCCTTCCACATTCACATGGTTGGAAGAGCGATTCTAATTCCACCTACACTTGTGACGCCATCATTACTCTCGCGGCTTGTCACTAACGGTTCGGCCCTCAGGCTAAGCGAGCAGGGCATTCATACATTGCGTGCGGCACCCGAGCTTCGGGATTTGTTATACGAAGGAACAGGACTAGAGCTGCACCGTGAAGAAACTATTCGGAGCAACTATAGCCACACTAAAAGCATACACCTGCCCTGCATCAACATGACCGCGAGTGGCTGCCGCAGTGTCGCAAACCGAAGCTTCGATtggcagctgctgcgtcttGTTACGCTTTGCTGATTAATTCCGTCGTTCTGAGAGGTTCGCTTCCGCCCCAGCTCATGCACGATTAAACGCATTACCATCGACGCGTCAATCACGAGCCGCCTCGAGGGCCTATTGGGCGAATCAACGGCACGCCAATTGACATTAATCAAAAAAGTCTCTCTTTTCAAATTGAAACAGAGACATTTGGAGGGCGCGTGGCTCAATCTTGGCGAAATCATGCATGGGGTGCATCTGGAGTTGACCAACGAACGCAGCTCTATTTCACATGAAGATACAAGCATACTCTCATAGGTAGATGCATCTGGACACTTTTGCGAATTTTATCGCCACGGTTGCGGTAATCAGCACTTAGTTAGCAGAAAAGGGTATCTTAGATTTCCCGACAATCTTTGCATGCATACGGAAGACGCACGCAAGCAACAGGCCAAAATGGCAGAGCCCGCTGACTTATCTGTGCTTAACCCACACCCAACACGATTGGCTGGTCCAGATCTCCTCCATCGTCTAATCAGGGAGTCGAGCGACTCAATAGCTCTGGACTACCTAGGAGGAAATAGGCGCCTATCGTTGTCTTATCGCCAACTTCATGATGCGGCGGATGCCCTTGCAAGCCGCATATGTCGTGCTGTTGGAGAGGTCAAAGATCAGTTTGTGGTTCCAGTCCTGGTTCACCAGTCGCCTCAGCTATACATAGCCCTATTGGCTATTCTCAAAGCTGGAGGCGCATTTTGCCCCATCAATGTCGATGCTCCTCCAGATCGGGTCAACTTCATTCTCGGCGATGTTGCCGCGACTGTTGTCGTGGCGGCCAAGGAGCTCGCCTCCAATGTATCTTTACAGAGCACCGTAAACGTGCTCTTagttgatgaagaagaggaagggcCTTATTTAGATGCGGACTCTGTGAGTCGGCGTGTCCCAAGCACAAAGGACTTGGCATATGTCATGTATACTTCTGGTTCGACCGGCGTGCCAAAGGGTGTTGGCATATCGCATTCTGCAGTAACACAGGCATTGCTAGCCCATGATCAGCATGTGCCTGAATTCTCTCGCTTTCTTCAATTTGCCGCGCCCACCTTTGATGTCTCGGTGTTTGAGATATTCTTTCCCCTATTTCGGGGGAGTACATTGATCAGCGTCGACCGAAAGGAGATGCTGAACGATCTCCCGGCAGCCATCTCAGAAATGAATGTGGATGCTTGCGAGCTGACGCCAACCGTTGCGGCCAGTCTTTTGCGGACGAGAGATAATGTCCCAGCATTACGGCTGCTATTGACAATTGGAGAGATGCTCAATGAGCCTGTAATACGAGAATTCGGCGGAAACGAGGATAGAAAGAGTCTTCTATGGGCCATGTACGGGCCAACGGAAGCCACCATCCACTGGTaagttttctttctcatttgATTTTTTAAATAGACCATTCTAATATATTCATAAGCACTGTACAAGAAGCATTTACCTGTACATCGTCAATAAAGAACATTGGTATCCCACTGTCCACAGTATCATGCTTTATAGTCGAGCCTGCAGAATCTGCAGACACGAGCGGAAATGTCAAAATCTTGCCCAGAGGAGAGATTGGCGAATTAGCAGTTGGTGGACATCAGCTCGCCGATGGATATCTAAATCGACAAGAACAGACCGCTTCCTCTTTTATATCTTCGCCATACGGCCGAATTTACAGGACTGGAGATAAAGCGCGAATTGTCAGTGACGGAACAATAGAAATCTATGGGCGCTTATCCGAAGGCCAGGTAAAGCTTCGAGGTCAGCGACTCGAGTTGGGTGAAGTACAATCTGCTGTGCTGAAAACCCCTGGCTGTCATTTGGCCGTTGCAGCAGTGGTTGACTCCATTTTGATTGTCTTCTGCGTTGTGGATGTTGGTGTAACGGAAGAGTTGATAATGGAGCATTGTCGGAGTTGGCTCCCACAATTTATGATACCGGGAGAACTGGTACTAATGGATGAATTCCCTCGACTGCCGAGTGGTAAAGTTGAcacgaagaagctgaaagcGGATTTTGCTCAACAGAGAGCGGCGGCCATGACAGATAATGACTCTACAATCCTCTTATCTGATACAGAACAGGCGGTTATGGGCATCCTGTCAACCACTTTGGGCAACGAAATAAGCCCTAGTATGACTCTGGCTTCGGTAGGCGTAGACTCTTTGGCTGCAATCAAATTGGCATCGTCGCTTCGGTCAGCCGGATATGATGCAGTCGTGGCAGAACTGCTGAGCATGCAGACAATAGCACAACTTTGTTCCAGACTACGCCCTTCATCACGCTCCTCTGATAGCGAGCCCGACTTGGTTGATATCCATTTGATGGGTAGCTTGAGCTCGATCGCCGGGAGCAATACTGGCGTACAGGagagccttgagcttgtgcAAGATGTGCTTCTGTGCAGTCCGCTCCAAGAGGCCATGTTGTCAGAGACAGCACGGCGTCCGGAAGCTTATTGGAATGAGATTGAGCTGGAAGTGAATCCTGGAATTACTACAGCAGCAATAGAAGAAGCCATTCATCTGCTGGTGCAGCAAACAGATGTTTTACGATTAGGATTTGTTGGCTGGCAAGGAAGTTTTGTATCGCTACTATTTGGGTCTTTGCGGCCCGGCCAGACACAAATTGTCGAAGAATTTCATCGGCCAGAGATATTTCGAGACGAAGCACTCCTTCGCCCACTTCGAATACAGATTCGGCCGGCTCGGTCTGATGAGGGACTGCGTATTTTGATTTATATCCATCATGCTATTTACGATGGCTGGTCAATGGACATTATACTTTCAGACTTATCCAATCTCTTGTGCGAAAAACCTCTGTTTCGCCGACCGCAGTTTTCAAGCCTCCTCAATTATATGCACAATGTTCCAAGAAGCCAGCTAGACGCTGCTAGATCATTTTGGGCCGAATATCTCATTGATCTGAATAAGCCTAGCCGTCCAAAATTGGGCTCTGGACCGGCTGAGTTTGATGAGATATTATCTATCAAGGAGCAGATTGATCTCTCCCCCAACGTGGCTAGGGACGCCTTTGTAAAGGCGGGATATGGCGCACAGGTGTATTTCCAAGCGGCTCTTGCAATCGTGTGGGGAAGTATTGCAGGCACGTCAGATGTTCTACTGGGCTCAGTTACATCTGGGAGGACAGTTCCTGTCAAAAATATCGAAGAAATTGTTGGGCCAAGCATAGCATCGCTCCCTCTACGCGTGAAAATAGATCCTTCAACTACAATATCTGGCGTTTTGAGGGATATCAACGAGGGCAATCACAAGATCATGGAGCATTGCATATTGTCATTATCAGAGATTAAGAAGCTTTCTAGGCTGCAGGCGGCTGAAAGCTTATACGACGTGCTGTTCGTTTACCAAGAATCACTCTACACAAAGAATCGCAAAGAGGCTATTATCAGAGAAACCCGACATCTAGACCGACTGGAAACTAGGTTGCTGCTGGAGGTTGAACCAAATGATTCTGGATTTTCAATACAAGCTACGCACCACACTGATGCCATTCCATCCGATGTCGTGGAAACATTGGTCAAGCAAATTACAGCGGTTGTTCAGCACATAATGCAGCATCCTGATGGGTTAATCAGTGAATTGAAAGAAGCTACAAGTACTGAGCCGTCTGTTGCAAATACAGACCCTGAAAAGCTACAAGAAGAGACAGATCTAGCTTTGTTATtcgaggctgcagctgcaaggaCTCCCAACGCAGATGCCGTCTGTTTCAGCAGGTCATTTCCGTCATCTGGGGAAACTCTGTCATATGAGACTTTGAATCAACTTTCCAATCAATTCGCTCGCTACTTACTCGAGGAAGGCGCGGAACCAGGCCAAGTGGTTGGAATTATCATGCAGAAATCACCTCTTCTGTATTCTTCAATTTTGGGCATCGTCAAGGCCAGGTGTGCGTATCTGCCTCTCTTACCATCCACGCCAATCGAGAGAGTAAAGGAGATTTTTCAAACTGGAGGCATAAGGCACTGCGTTGTAGATGAAGAGTCGCTGAACAAGTTTTATGACGCAGTCGATGTTCATTATTTGGACTTTGAGTCAGACCCATTGCAGAATTTCTCGACTCACAATCTGGACATAGATCCAAACCCTTCTAGGCTGGCCTATGTGATTTATACCTCAGGAACCACAGGTGTGCCCAAGGGAGTAGCTGTCAGCCAGAAGAATATTGTCAGCAATGTCACGTATCTTGCATCTATATATCCTGCCGCGCAAAGGAATCCTTCCCGGCTACTGCAAGCTTGCTCGCAAGCATTTGATGTCTCGGTATTCGAGATATTCTTTGCTTGGCACGCTGGCATGTGtctctgcgctgctgctaacGACGATTTGTTTGAAGACTTGGAGCATTCGATTCGGCAGTTCCAGATTACGCATTTGAGCCTGACGCCGACAGTGGCATCGCTGATCGACCCGAGGAATGTACCTGATGTAGAGTTTCTTGTTACAGCAGGAGAGCCCATGACTCAATCAGTTCTCGATACGTGGGGAGAGCTACTTTGGCAAGGATACGGACCATCAGAGACAACAAACATTTGCAGTGTTAAAAGGATGAAGCGCGGTGAATATATTGAACACTTGGGCTGGTGTTTTCCTAACACATCAGTGTTTGTGCTTTATCCAGACAGCCTCTCAACAGTTCCAATTGGCTGGATCGGAGAGTTTTGCTTTGGTGGAGAACAAGTGGCTGATGGGTATCTCAATATGCCGAATCTGACTACAGAAAGGTTCATCAAGCATCCTGAATATGGCCTTATTTATCGTTCTGGCGACATGGGAAGAATGCTTCCGGACAAATCACTCATCATACTGGGCCGAATCGATGACCAGCTCAAACTGAGGGGTCAAAGAATTGAGGCTAGCGAAGTCAACAGCGTGATTACTCTGAACTCATCTGTCCACGCTGCGGTGACTTTGATATTAAAGAGAGAAGTAGGAGCAGCGGATCAACTTGTCTCGTTCTATACTACTTCGCATAAGACTGGCGAGGAAGCATGTGAAGCCTTGAAGCCTGATACCGAGACTCATCGCTCTTTATTTTCCGCCCTGCTATCAAAACTATCGTCTTATATGGTACCTTCATACATTATACCCATCTCTCGCATACCACTCACGTCTAGCGGAAAAGTCGATCGACGAAAACTGCAGTCTTGCTTCAATAACCTCTCTCAGGAGTACCTTGAGAGGGTTTCCAGTACCATGGtggctgaagatgatgccgaATGGAGCAAGACGGAAACCTTGATAGCAAACGTTATCGCTCAATCTTTGGGAATGTCCAGAGTTGACATTGGTCGATGGACGCCGTTTGTGACAATTGGACTAGACTCTATATCTGCAATAGGCGTATCTCGCGCCTTCAACTCCCAGCTAGATCGCCGGGTTCCTATTTCGGCAATTTTGCAGAACCCGTCTATTGCGCAGCTTGCTCGCTTTCTCGAGGAGAGACCAGAGACAGGTCATTCAACGAAGCAAGTGAAGTTCTTCTCCGATACTTTCGTAGAAGAGGTTCACAAAGCTTTTCAGCAAGAGCCATATTCTATTGCTGAAGTGCTACCGTGTTCTCCTCTTCAAGAAGCAATGCTGGCTCAAGGGCAGGGCAGCTATTACAATAGAACTCTTCTTCGGCTCCATGGCCCTgtggatgagatgagaggGTATTGGAATGAGATGACAAACCGGCACAGCATCTTCAGAACGTGCTTCATTACCACTGATAACGTCAAATTTCCGATCGCCCAGGTGGTTTTGGATAATTGGGTTGTTCAGTGGAAGGATTTCAGCGCTGATGAATCTTCTCTCCACGAGACTGTTCAAGAACACTTGACTGGCCTTCCCGATCCCTTGGATACTAAGATGCCGCCGTTATCATTTGCTATTatccagcaacagcaatcGGCATACCTATCTTTCATATGCCACCACGCGCTCTACGATGGCGTGGCGATGGAAAACCTTTGGAGAGAGGTGGAGTCTTTAGCGCATGGAAAAACACTGCCTCCCCCCTGTTTCCTACTTGCCCTTTCTTCAAGAGGCGCTTAGCTTGCCTGAAGATACCGAAAAGTTCTGGGAAATTCATTTTAGAGGATACTCACCTTTCAATCTCTTCACAAAACCGCCAAGGATTCAGAGCTCTCAGGATACGCGTGAAGATACTCTTCACGCATCGTATAATGAGACAAAAGATCGGCTTAGAACCCTTGGAGTGTCTTTACTCTCCGTGTGTCAGGCCGCTTGGGCAGATGTGCTTGCAGTTTGCTCAAATTCTCCAGACATCTGCTTCGGACTGGTGATGAATGGCCGTAGTCTGGATATCGAAGGTCTGGACAGGCTAGTTGCACCTTGCTTTAACACGATTCCTGTCAGGCATGATATTTCTACCTTTTCCCGCAGCATTGACCTCGCCAAGTCTTTCCAAAGTCTAAATTCTGATTTCCAACCGTTTCAATTCTCGCCTCTGAGGTCCATTCAGAAGCTCGTTACAAAGGAAGGCTTGGGGTTGTTTGATACGTTGTTGCTTCTTCAAAATCCATCGCAAGACATGGACGCTGGTCTATGGTCTCTAGAAGAAGATTATGGCGAGATGGATATTCCAATCGTCTGCGAAGTTATTCCTCGCCAAAATCTGAACGCGCTGGATGTCAGCATGCATTATGAGAAGAGCGCAGTGAGCGCAGATCTTGCATTGGTATTTACCGAGATCTTCAAACTGTTTTTCCGAACTATTTTAGATCACCCTTCGTCAGCTATGCCGAGTAAAAACGATGTACAACCTTTTCATTTATCCATTCTAGATGAGATCAACGTCAGAAGAAACACGCGTATAACCCCGGTAGAAGATTACCAGAGCGATGCGGAATGGACGGAACTGCAGACGAAAATTCGCCAAGTTCTTTCAAGTCTTTCAGCAACTCCGATTCAAAAGATTCGCCATGAAACAAGTATATTCCAACTTGGACTGGACAGCATCAATGCAGTTCAAGTAGCTTCTATGCTTCGTAAGGAGGGCCTTGCGGTGTCTGCTTCCGATGTCATTGAGTGCCAAAATTGTGTTCGATTGGCGGATAGGATATCTGAAGCCATCAACGGTGACAAAGTGGCGTCTGGATATGACTTTGACACATTTTCGAAGGGTGTGTCTGCTCAATTGGGGCACACAATATCGGATATTGCTGCCGTGGAAGCCATTCTTCCTTGTACTCCTCTCCAGAGCGCCatgcttgcttcttttgatCAGTCTCAAGGGAAGAATTATCTAAATCTTTTGTCCTATGAAGTCGAAAATACTATCTCAAAGGATGATTTGACTAGAGCTTGGAAGTCTCTTCGAGATCGACATCCAATGCTTCGTACCGGATTTGTTGCGATTCAGAACCGGCATAGCTCGTATGCAATGCTAAGATATCCCTCTGGGTCGGAAACACTTGATTTGACGAATTCTGTATCTGATTTGGCATCGGACGGTGACTTATTCAGATGGAAAGCGGAGCAATCGACTTTGATCTTGAATAACTTACACTTACCGCCTTGGAGAGTTGTGCTGGCGGAGGCTGAGGGCAAACTGACCATGAACATCCTGATACATCACGCTCTCTATGATGCGCATTCGCTGGGCCAGATACTAGAGCTTCTATCTGAGCTCCTAGAAAGACCAAGTGCCACTTTTATCCAACCCATAGAGCCTGCGCTGGCAGAGATTCTATCCAAAAGCATCAGTCATCAAAGCGATGCGCAGGATTTCtggcaaagcaaagctgaaACCACAGTGGTGAACACTTTTCCCGTCATGACACCGCTCCGAGAAGATACAAGAAATATGATTTCACATGAAATCAAGTCTAATATGGCGCTGTCAACCTTGCAGATGTTGGCTAAGCAGCAAAATGTATCGGTCCAGGCAATTATTCAAGCGGCGTGGACGAGAATTCTCGCTGCATACTTGGGCGAGGACTCTGTCGTGTTTGGAGTAACTTTATCGGGCCGGAGTCTAGATGAGACGAGGGATGCACCATTCCCTTGTATGAACACGATTCCTGTTGTTGCTTCGAATCTACCGTCGAATGCTCAATTGGCCCGCTCAATGATGGAGTACAATATCGACGCACATAGGCACCAGTATGCTCCTCTATCTCAGATCCAGAAGTGGCTGGGTCATCCTGCAAGACCTGTATTCGATACGATTCTGGTTTACCAAAAGTTGGATAATGAGCCTTCTGACGCTCGGCGCTGGAAGCTTGTTGGCGACTATGCGACTGTCGACTATCCGGTGTCTCTAGAGGTCAAACCCATGAGTAGTGATGAGATTCGACTTTGCATCACCTTTTTCAGCGACGTTTTGCCAGAGGAACAGGCGGACTTGTTGGTCAGACAGTTTGACGCGATGATGATTCACATTGCTACTGAGCctgaagctgatgaagatggcatctACCAATCGAAGCCTGATCTATTTTCCATAACTCCCACTGTATCGCTAGAACTGCCTGCGCCTGTGCGATTTTTGCACCATTTCGTGGAAGAGAGAGCTTTGTCTCACCCGCATGCTACTGCTCTTGAATTTGTCGCAAAATTTGAAGGCTCACGGCCTGTGAAGCAGGTGTGGTCTTACGCTGAATTTGATGAGATGGGTAATAGAGTGGCCAACTTGCTGAGTGGCATTGCGGCCGTTGGAAGCATTGTTGCAATTCACTTTGAAAAATGCCCAGAGGCCTACTTTTCCATCCTTGGGATATTGAAAGCTGGCTGCGCTTTTGTAGCGCTGGACCCCAGTGCTCCCAACGATCGGAAGGAGTTTATTCTGAGAGACTCCATGGCACCTTGTCTTCTCA encodes:
- a CDS encoding putative NRPS-like protein biosynthetic cluster (SMCOG1002:AMP-dependent synthetase and ligase~antiSMASH:Cluster_2.3), whose amino-acid sequence is MAEPADLSVLNPHPTRLAGPDLLHRLIRESSDSIALDYLGGNRRLSLSYRQLHDAADALASRICRAVGEVKDQFVVPVLVHQSPQLYIALLAILKAGGAFCPINVDAPPDRVNFILGDVAATVVVAAKELASNVSLQSTVNVLLVDEEEEGPYLDADSVSRRVPSTKDLAYVMYTSGSTGVPKGVGISHSAVTQALLAHDQHVPEFSRFLQFAAPTFDVSVFEIFFPLFRGSTLISVDRKEMLNDLPAAISEMNVDACELTPTVAASLLRTRDNVPALRLLLTIGEMLNEPVIREFGGNEDRKSLLWAMYGPTEATIHCTVQEAFTCTSSIKNIGIPLSTQLVDISSPMDI